The following nucleotide sequence is from Cellulosilyticum sp. I15G10I2.
GTACCTGATTTAAGTTCTAAAAAGCATCTACCATTAACAGCTTTAAGTATTGCATCACCAGACGTTGCATTAGTTTGTAATTTCAGTGCATATAGTGTCTCATCAGTTGAATTCGCCAAATCTTTCTTGTCAATGTACCCTTTGTCTACTAAAGCTTTTAACATTGTAGCGGTAACAGTTACTTCAGCTGTTTCAGGGTTTGTTGTTGGAACAAATCCTGTTGGATAATCTCCCAGTTCAGCTTTATAGACGTCAAATTGTCTTTGCAGTGTCTTAACGGATGTAATATCACTTGTTAATCTCGCTTTAGTGGACATATTATTAAATGTCGGAACCAACACAGCTCCTATAATCCCCATAATCGCAACTACAATAATTAACTCGATCATTGTAAAACCTTTTTCATTTCTTTTTCTGTTTGTATTTTCCCTATTCATTTGCTTCACTCCCTTATGTTTTTTATGAAATTTATTTATGTAAAGCCTTTTGGGCATTTACTACATCATGGCTGCTGCTGCTGTAAAAGTTGGTAAGATAACAGCCAGCATAATGCCTCCTACAATGAAGGCTATAAATATGGTAAGTATGGGTTCAATAAGTACCATGAGACTATCGATCGTTGTTTGTACCTCATCATTAAAATAGTTACCTATTTTAACCAGCATTTCATCTAAGGCACCTGTTTCTTCTCCGATACTAATCATACTATACATAATTG
It contains:
- a CDS encoding type II secretion system protein, yielding MNRENTNRKRNEKGFTMIELIIVVAIMGIIGAVLVPTFNNMSTKARLTSDITSVKTLQRQFDVYKAELGDYPTGFVPTTNPETAEVTVTATMLKALVDKGYIDKKDLANSTDETLYALKLQTNATSGDAILKAVNGRCFLELKSGTVYATLAGKMDAKDSNKDWIVVK